In Legionella beliardensis, the following are encoded in one genomic region:
- the pgeF gene encoding peptidoglycan editing factor PgeF — MLTNTYPNWAAPSNISAFTTQRHGGFSEGLYASNNLGLHVGDDPNHVKANRSALSATLPNEPEWLEQTHSTTCVTIENTTLRQADASITRTANRVLAIMTADCLPILLCNKQGTEIAAIHAGWRGLVNGIIENTLTQMTSLPSDLCAWIGPSICSKCYEVGDEVYETYKATYPFSTPFFKRYGQKWLSDIPGIAEEVLKKLAVSRVYQSHLCTFEQKNDFYSYRREAQTGRIVTLIWLTNN, encoded by the coding sequence ATGCTCACTAATACTTATCCCAATTGGGCGGCGCCTTCAAACATATCTGCCTTCACCACCCAACGTCATGGCGGTTTTAGTGAAGGTCTGTATGCTAGTAACAATTTAGGGCTGCATGTAGGTGATGATCCTAATCATGTTAAAGCCAATCGTAGCGCTTTAAGTGCTACCTTGCCTAACGAGCCTGAATGGCTAGAACAAACTCATAGCACAACTTGTGTCACTATAGAAAATACAACCTTACGCCAAGCCGATGCATCCATCACTAGAACTGCTAATCGTGTTTTAGCTATTATGACTGCTGATTGTTTGCCTATTTTGCTTTGTAATAAACAAGGAACAGAGATTGCTGCTATTCATGCTGGTTGGCGTGGACTAGTGAATGGTATTATAGAAAACACGCTAACCCAAATGACAAGCTTGCCAAGTGATTTATGTGCTTGGATTGGCCCATCTATTTGCTCTAAATGCTATGAAGTAGGTGATGAGGTTTACGAAACTTATAAAGCAACTTATCCATTTTCTACGCCATTTTTTAAGCGTTATGGTCAAAAATGGCTTAGCGATATCCCAGGTATTGCTGAGGAAGTTCTTAAAAAATTAGCCGTTTCTAGGGTTTATCAGTCACATTTATGCACTTTTGAACAGAAAAATGACTTCTATTCCTATCGTCGAGAAGCACAAACAGGTAGAATAGTTACACTAATTTGGTTAACAAATAACTAG